A region of Sphingomonas crusticola DNA encodes the following proteins:
- a CDS encoding alpha/beta hydrolase produces MMHRRLLPFAFLLAGAAAAKPMAWSDLLSRPQPKADATIAYGADPLQHVDLWLPKGRGVHPVVLMVHGGCWQTEVAKADIMNWIADDLRTRGIAVWNIEYRGVDRPGGGYPGTFLDVARAADALTAHAATYRLRMRNIVVIGHSAGGHLALWLGARRSLPKSTQLYAARPIRLAAAISLGGLPDLEAATIAPGNTCDTEPVLKLAGQPTPARPDVFADTSPARLPDPAIPITLINGTLDRIAPPAFAAAYAAKRKAARITIANEGHVELISPETKSWAAAVKRIEAGFADHSR; encoded by the coding sequence ATGATGCATCGGCGTTTGCTCCCCTTCGCTTTCCTCCTGGCAGGAGCGGCGGCGGCGAAGCCGATGGCCTGGTCCGATCTGCTTTCGCGGCCACAGCCGAAGGCTGATGCCACCATCGCTTATGGCGCGGACCCGCTCCAGCATGTCGATCTATGGCTGCCGAAGGGCCGGGGCGTGCATCCGGTGGTGCTGATGGTCCATGGCGGCTGCTGGCAGACCGAGGTGGCCAAGGCGGATATCATGAACTGGATCGCGGACGATCTGCGCACGCGCGGGATCGCCGTCTGGAATATCGAATATCGCGGTGTCGACCGCCCCGGCGGCGGCTATCCAGGCACGTTCCTGGACGTCGCGCGGGCGGCGGATGCGCTTACGGCGCATGCCGCAACCTATCGTCTCAGGATGCGCAACATCGTCGTCATCGGCCATTCCGCCGGTGGCCATCTTGCCCTGTGGCTGGGCGCGAGACGATCGCTTCCCAAATCGACCCAGCTTTACGCCGCCCGCCCGATAAGGCTGGCAGCCGCTATCAGCCTCGGCGGCCTGCCCGATCTCGAAGCGGCGACCATTGCGCCGGGAAATACGTGCGATACCGAACCCGTGCTCAAGCTGGCCGGCCAACCCACGCCGGCGCGGCCGGATGTCTTTGCCGACACGTCGCCCGCACGCCTGCCCGATCCGGCCATCCCAATCACACTCATCAACGGCACGCTGGATCGCATCGCTCCACCTGCCTTCGCCGCCGCATATGCAGCGAAGAGGAAGGCGGCTCGCATCACTATTGCCAATGAAGGCCATGTCGAATTGATCAGCCCGGAAACCAAGAGTTGGGCGGCGGCGGTTAAGCGGATTGAGGCGGGCTTCGCCGACCACAGTCGCTGA
- the mfd gene encoding transcription-repair coupling factor gives MADLQHILKASEALTLAGAPAGFLPWMMADLARAAKGRAVFVAPDEAAMRALADNARYFAPELDVVTFPAWDCLPYDRASPSLRATSERLAGLHALQRKTDKPQLLVTTVNAATQRTLTPFRLRQLSATLAPGERIDRDALAELLQANGYQRTDTVHEAGEYAVRGGLVDLFPAGEALALRLDFFGDEIETVRQFAAEDQRTIASIDGFTLLPASEALLDAEGIKRFRSRYREKFGATATSDPLYQALSEGRRLAGMEHWLPLIEERLSTLFDHLSPDDLIVRDSGADGAAMARFDAIADYYDNRVRARASDPGSYRPIEPEALYLPREQWAETLVDRPIHLTTPYHEPESARVIDFGVDGPRDFTPERTQNANVYEAVVAHIRDLARSKRKIVLASYSVGARERLKGLLGDHGLDAAMLADDWQDALGSAFRPGTTALTVLPLDHGFTTPQVALLTEQDMLGDRLIRRAKRRKSADAFLAELATLSPGDLVVHADHGIGRYDGLTQIPVSKVPHDCVALSYSGGDKLYVPVENLEVLSRYGSEDGASLDKLGGVAWQTRKARMKERIREIAGELIATAAQRALRAADVAQTDAAYSAFVDRFPYEETDDQDRAIDDTLGDLSAGKPMDRLIVGDVGFGKTEVALRAAFVAAMAGMQVALVCPTTLLARQHYTNFVERMRGFPIEVGRLSRFVPAAEAKRTREGLADGKIDIVIGTHAVLAKGVEFKRLGLVIVDEEQRFGVTHKERLKGMKADVHVLTLTATPIPRTLQMAMSGLRELSVLQTPPVDRLAVRTYIAPWDPVVLREALLREHYRGGRSFFVAPRIKDLPDIEEFLRKEVPEVRYVVAHGQMAATQVEERMSDFYEGKFDVLVSTTIVESGLDIPSANTLIIHRADRFGLAQLYQLRGRVGRAKTRAYAYLTTPPNRQITETAEKRLHILQNLDTLGAGFQLASHDLDIRGAGNLLGDEQSGHIKEVGFELYQSMLEDAILEAKAGGMAQAMRSREFSPQISVDAPIMIPEDYVPDLDLRMGLYRRMNEIEDKGGIESFAAEMIDRFGPLPEATANLLSILETKLNAKKARVAKLDVGPKGALVTFFENQFPDLPGLLAYVDRLKGTAKLRPDSKLVITRNWPDTAAQLHGALQLSKGLAKILA, from the coding sequence GTGGCTGATCTTCAACATATTCTGAAAGCTAGTGAGGCGCTGACGCTGGCGGGTGCGCCTGCTGGTTTCCTGCCGTGGATGATGGCGGATCTCGCGCGCGCCGCGAAAGGCCGGGCCGTATTCGTGGCGCCTGACGAGGCCGCCATGCGCGCGCTCGCCGACAATGCCCGTTATTTTGCGCCCGAGCTGGATGTCGTGACTTTCCCCGCGTGGGATTGCCTGCCTTATGACCGCGCCTCCCCCTCGCTGCGCGCCACGTCCGAACGCCTCGCGGGGCTGCACGCCCTCCAGCGCAAGACCGACAAGCCGCAGTTGCTCGTCACGACTGTGAACGCCGCGACGCAACGCACGCTCACGCCCTTCCGCCTGCGTCAGCTGTCGGCGACCCTCGCGCCGGGTGAGCGCATCGATCGCGATGCCTTGGCCGAACTGCTCCAGGCCAATGGCTACCAGCGTACCGACACTGTCCACGAAGCCGGCGAATATGCCGTGCGCGGCGGGCTGGTCGACCTTTTCCCCGCCGGAGAAGCGCTGGCGCTTCGCCTCGATTTCTTCGGTGACGAGATCGAAACGGTTCGCCAATTCGCCGCCGAGGATCAGCGGACGATCGCGTCGATCGACGGCTTCACCCTGCTGCCCGCGTCCGAAGCCTTGCTCGACGCCGAAGGTATCAAGCGCTTTCGGTCGCGTTATCGTGAGAAGTTCGGCGCTACCGCTACCAGCGACCCGCTCTACCAGGCCTTGTCCGAAGGGCGCCGGTTGGCCGGCATGGAGCATTGGCTGCCGCTGATTGAGGAACGGCTGTCTACGCTGTTTGATCACCTCTCGCCGGATGATCTCATCGTTCGCGACAGCGGCGCCGATGGCGCGGCCATGGCCCGGTTCGACGCGATTGCCGACTATTACGATAATCGGGTGCGTGCCCGCGCCAGCGACCCCGGCAGCTATCGCCCGATCGAGCCCGAAGCGCTGTATCTCCCGCGCGAGCAATGGGCCGAAACCCTTGTCGATCGCCCGATCCATCTCACGACGCCCTATCACGAGCCGGAAAGCGCGCGAGTGATCGACTTCGGTGTGGATGGTCCGCGCGATTTCACGCCCGAGCGTACCCAGAACGCCAACGTCTATGAGGCGGTCGTCGCGCATATTCGCGACCTTGCCCGATCAAAGCGCAAGATCGTACTGGCCAGCTATTCGGTCGGTGCGCGCGAGCGGCTGAAAGGGCTGCTCGGCGACCATGGCCTCGATGCGGCGATGCTGGCGGATGACTGGCAGGATGCGCTCGGCAGCGCCTTCCGCCCCGGCACCACGGCACTTACCGTACTGCCGCTCGACCATGGCTTCACCACCCCTCAAGTGGCGCTGCTGACTGAGCAGGACATGCTGGGCGACCGCCTGATCCGTCGTGCCAAGCGCCGCAAATCCGCCGACGCCTTCCTCGCCGAATTGGCGACGCTCTCGCCGGGTGACCTGGTGGTCCATGCCGATCATGGCATCGGTCGCTATGACGGGCTGACTCAAATCCCGGTCAGCAAGGTGCCGCACGATTGCGTTGCCTTGTCCTATTCCGGTGGCGACAAGCTCTACGTTCCGGTCGAGAATCTGGAAGTCCTGAGCCGCTACGGCAGCGAAGACGGCGCGAGCCTCGACAAGCTCGGCGGAGTCGCCTGGCAGACGCGCAAGGCACGGATGAAGGAGCGCATCCGCGAGATTGCAGGCGAACTCATTGCCACCGCCGCGCAGCGCGCCTTGCGCGCCGCCGATGTCGCGCAGACCGATGCCGCCTACAGCGCCTTCGTCGATCGCTTTCCGTACGAAGAGACGGATGACCAGGATCGCGCCATCGACGATACGCTGGGCGATCTGTCGGCGGGCAAGCCGATGGACCGTTTGATCGTCGGCGATGTCGGTTTCGGCAAGACCGAGGTGGCGCTGCGCGCCGCCTTCGTTGCGGCGATGGCCGGGATGCAAGTTGCGCTGGTCTGTCCGACAACCCTGCTCGCGCGCCAGCATTATACCAATTTTGTAGAGCGAATGCGCGGCTTCCCGATTGAAGTCGGCCGCCTATCCAGATTCGTTCCAGCCGCCGAGGCCAAACGAACCAGAGAGGGTTTGGCCGATGGCAAGATCGATATCGTGATCGGCACCCATGCGGTGCTCGCCAAAGGCGTCGAATTCAAGCGGCTCGGCCTAGTCATCGTCGACGAGGAACAGCGCTTTGGCGTCACCCACAAGGAACGGCTCAAGGGCATGAAGGCGGACGTCCACGTTCTCACCCTCACCGCCACGCCGATCCCGCGCACCTTGCAGATGGCGATGTCCGGCCTGCGCGAATTGTCGGTCCTGCAAACGCCGCCGGTCGATCGTTTGGCGGTACGCACCTATATCGCGCCGTGGGATCCGGTCGTGCTGCGCGAGGCATTGCTGCGCGAACATTATCGCGGCGGGCGCAGCTTCTTCGTGGCACCGCGCATCAAGGATCTGCCCGACATCGAGGAATTCCTGCGCAAGGAGGTACCCGAAGTCCGCTACGTCGTCGCCCACGGCCAGATGGCCGCGACCCAGGTCGAAGAGCGCATGAGCGACTTTTACGAGGGCAAGTTTGACGTGCTCGTCTCTACGACCATCGTCGAAAGCGGGCTCGACATCCCCAGCGCCAATACGTTGATCATCCACCGCGCCGATCGCTTCGGGCTGGCGCAGCTCTACCAGCTGCGCGGTCGCGTCGGACGCGCCAAGACGCGGGCTTATGCCTATCTCACCACCCCGCCCAACCGCCAGATCACCGAGACGGCGGAGAAGCGCCTGCACATCCTGCAGAATCTCGATACATTGGGTGCGGGCTTCCAGCTTGCCAGCCACGATCTCGACATTCGCGGCGCCGGCAATCTGCTCGGTGACGAGCAGTCCGGCCATATCAAGGAAGTCGGCTTCGAGCTCTACCAGTCGATGCTGGAGGACGCGATCCTGGAGGCCAAGGCGGGCGGGATGGCGCAGGCCATGCGCAGCCGCGAATTCTCCCCCCAGATCAGCGTCGATGCGCCGATCATGATCCCCGAGGATTATGTGCCCGACCTCGATCTGCGGATGGGCCTCTACCGCCGCATGAACGAGATCGAGGACAAGGGCGGGATCGAAAGCTTCGCCGCGGAGATGATCGACCGCTTCGGGCCGCTGCCCGAGGCAACCGCAAACCTGCTGTCGATCCTCGAGACCAAGCTCAACGCGAAAAAGGCCCGCGTCGCCAAGCTCGACGTCGGGCCGAAGGGGGCGCTCGTCACCTTCTTCGAAAACCAGTTCCCCGATCTGCCGGGGCTCCTGGCCTACGTCGATCGGCTGAAGGGTACCGCCAAGCTGCGGCCGGACAGCAAGCTCGTCATCACGCGCAACTGGCCCGACACTGCCGCGCAGCTTCATGGCGCCTTGCAACTGTCCAAGGGACTGGCGAAGATACTGGCATGA
- a CDS encoding alpha/beta fold hydrolase has product MKKYLSLAVLLSIGLAQTPALAQTVPLGTNLERFDYPYPVRWFDTRSQGQSVRVAYMDVAPIAAPNGRVVVLLHGKNFCGATWGETSRALAQRGFRVIVPDQIGFCKSSKPAGYQYSVAALASLTRDLLDHIGAKRPVLIGHSTGGLIAMRFALLFPEHLSSLVLVNPLGLSDPLAEGVPYTELGALRAEEAMTDAASIKAYQLKAYYHGAWRPEYDRWVAMLAGQYAGPNGDVVRDAQARLSDMIETQPVAAELSRIAVPTTLIIGQADTTAFRASSAPPDIRPHIRTVPQAAEGAARAIRGARLIRLEGLGHAPQIEAPARFQTALIDALSTD; this is encoded by the coding sequence GTGAAAAAGTATCTCTCGCTCGCGGTGCTGTTGTCGATCGGATTGGCCCAAACGCCGGCCCTCGCGCAGACCGTGCCGCTCGGCACGAACCTCGAGCGCTTCGATTATCCCTATCCGGTGCGGTGGTTCGACACGCGTTCGCAGGGCCAATCGGTCAGGGTGGCTTATATGGATGTCGCGCCGATAGCGGCACCCAATGGCCGGGTGGTGGTGCTGCTGCACGGCAAGAATTTCTGTGGCGCGACATGGGGCGAAACCAGCCGCGCGTTGGCGCAGCGAGGCTTTCGGGTGATCGTGCCGGACCAGATCGGCTTCTGTAAATCATCCAAGCCCGCGGGCTATCAATATAGCGTCGCCGCTCTGGCCAGTCTGACCCGCGATTTGCTCGATCATATCGGAGCCAAGCGGCCCGTGCTGATCGGCCACAGCACTGGCGGCCTGATCGCGATGCGGTTCGCCTTGCTGTTTCCGGAGCATCTGTCGTCGCTCGTGCTGGTAAACCCACTGGGACTGAGCGATCCGCTCGCGGAGGGGGTGCCTTATACCGAACTTGGTGCTCTTCGGGCAGAAGAGGCCATGACGGACGCGGCGTCGATCAAAGCCTATCAGCTCAAGGCCTATTATCACGGCGCGTGGCGGCCCGAATATGATCGATGGGTTGCGATGCTTGCGGGCCAATATGCCGGGCCGAATGGCGATGTGGTCCGCGACGCACAAGCGCGTCTATCCGACATGATCGAGACGCAGCCGGTCGCGGCGGAACTGTCGCGCATCGCAGTACCGACGACTTTGATTATCGGTCAGGCTGACACGACCGCGTTTCGAGCCTCCAGTGCACCGCCTGATATACGGCCGCACATCCGCACCGTACCGCAGGCGGCTGAAGGCGCCGCGCGGGCGATCAGGGGCGCGCGGCTGATCCGCCTCGAGGGTTTAGGGCATGCGCCGCAGATCGAGGCGCCGGCGCGATTCCAAACCGCCTTGATCGACGCGCTCTCCACCGATTAG
- a CDS encoding MBL fold metallo-hydrolase produces the protein MAGNNPYYSGPVSDHFDGVRFFNPDHPNTDRSLSDVLRWRFGEQHARWPSSVPGRQATPDARIEGLRVTMVGHATLLIQAAGLNVLTDPLWSDCASPVGFAGPRRVTPPGIAFDDLPPIDAVLLSHNHYDHLDIATLRRLHEAHRPLIVTPLGNDAIVRRALPDARMAVGDWGGRVALEQEAEVHIVPAHHWSARGVGDRRMALWGGFMLQTPAGLIYFAGDTGYGNGAIFRSMRARFGPVDVALLPIGAYAPRWFMAAQHTDPHEAVRIMDDLDARHAIGIHWGDFRLTDEEREEPLTLLRQALERRAIDKARFPAASAGDVFNFGSSSPQDGL, from the coding sequence ATGGCAGGCAATAACCCTTATTATAGCGGGCCGGTGTCCGACCATTTCGATGGCGTTCGCTTCTTCAATCCGGATCACCCCAACACCGATCGTTCGCTGAGCGATGTGTTGCGGTGGCGGTTCGGCGAGCAGCATGCCCGCTGGCCGTCTTCCGTTCCTGGTCGCCAGGCGACTCCCGATGCACGCATCGAGGGCTTACGCGTCACGATGGTCGGCCATGCAACCTTGCTGATCCAGGCGGCCGGCCTGAACGTGCTGACCGATCCTTTATGGTCCGATTGCGCCAGCCCGGTCGGCTTCGCGGGGCCGCGCCGGGTCACCCCTCCGGGAATCGCGTTCGACGATCTGCCGCCGATCGACGCCGTGCTGCTGTCGCATAACCATTATGACCATCTCGACATCGCGACCTTGCGGCGTCTTCACGAGGCGCACCGGCCGCTTATCGTCACACCTCTCGGGAATGATGCCATCGTCCGTCGCGCGCTGCCGGACGCACGAATGGCCGTGGGGGATTGGGGAGGCCGTGTCGCGCTGGAGCAGGAGGCGGAGGTGCACATCGTGCCCGCGCACCATTGGTCGGCACGCGGCGTCGGTGATCGCAGGATGGCGCTATGGGGCGGCTTCATGCTGCAGACCCCGGCCGGCCTGATCTACTTCGCCGGCGACACGGGCTATGGCAACGGCGCGATCTTCCGCTCGATGCGGGCGCGGTTCGGTCCCGTCGACGTCGCCTTGCTGCCGATCGGCGCCTATGCGCCGCGCTGGTTCATGGCGGCCCAGCACACTGATCCGCATGAAGCGGTGCGCATCATGGATGACCTCGACGCGCGGCACGCCATCGGCATCCACTGGGGAGACTTCCGGCTGACCGATGAGGAGCGCGAGGAACCGCTAACGCTGCTTCGTCAGGCGCTGGAACGGCGGGCGATTGATAAAGCGCGATTCCCTGCCGCCTCGGCAGGTGACGTCTTCAACTTTGGAAGCTCGTCCCCGCAAGATGGTCTATAG
- a CDS encoding GDSL-type esterase/lipase family protein produces the protein MRLPNLVRKLGATTAKPRAWAVDAMARRLGRPEVVFLGDSITQFWLDADPALFWPRRINLGVSGFTSADMLDRFERDVAALAPKVLHVMGGTNDLWYGAPGPGASTTLANLMLIAEQARTLGMRVILAAPPPVAPAAEHLFAFPELLPVLRAELLQYCRSAGVIHIDYAQSLLDDAGVLRPSFTTDGVHLTKAGYKAMRGQCERIVGMAVHAPLGT, from the coding sequence GTGCGCTTGCCAAACCTCGTACGGAAGCTCGGCGCGACCACCGCCAAACCGCGCGCCTGGGCGGTCGATGCCATGGCAAGGCGGCTCGGCCGACCCGAGGTAGTGTTCCTCGGTGATTCCATCACGCAATTCTGGCTTGATGCTGACCCAGCCTTGTTCTGGCCTCGACGGATCAACCTCGGTGTCTCCGGATTTACCAGCGCGGACATGCTGGATCGGTTTGAGCGCGATGTTGCTGCGTTGGCGCCGAAGGTGCTGCACGTCATGGGCGGTACCAACGATCTCTGGTACGGGGCACCCGGGCCTGGAGCATCAACCACTCTCGCCAACCTTATGCTGATAGCCGAACAAGCCCGAACCCTGGGAATGCGCGTGATCCTGGCCGCTCCGCCGCCCGTCGCACCAGCCGCCGAGCATCTGTTCGCTTTTCCGGAGTTGCTCCCGGTGCTGCGCGCGGAGCTTCTGCAATATTGCCGCTCAGCCGGCGTCATTCACATCGATTATGCGCAGTCGCTGCTCGACGACGCTGGCGTGCTGCGCCCCTCGTTCACGACCGATGGCGTGCATCTGACCAAGGCCGGTTACAAGGCGATGCGTGGCCAGTGCGAACGCATCGTGGGGATGGCGGTGCACGCACCACTGGGCACTTGA
- a CDS encoding APC family permease: MATTAELAAEERGRDHGLVRAMGVFAFAAAITNEVVGSGIYRLPASMATAAGTAAPYAYLACLVAMGAVVLCFSEAGSRISTSGGPYGYVEAAFGKGPGFVAGVLLWLSSVLACGGVAAALADTAGSAFPLFAQPGVRQILIIGVLGIMAGINIVGVDLAAKVLGWATVIKVLPLLLFLVVGGIGLAMGHSAATPITHAPDANFGRAAILAMFALTGMETPLAASGEVRDPARTVPRALLLAMGSIGILYIAIQLIADALFGAGLMTSGAPLADALGTLDPRWRAPLLIGAFFSMLIWLGSDFLGAPRVLFAFARDGMLPSVLGKVHPRWRTPYWGIIVHFLLAAGLALTGTFEKLAILSTLAIAPLYFLACASAVVLKRRNIATLGKPLALPGIPFIAAFGMLCMVVLVALAQWSEIIALAGVLVGSSLLYLVMRPRGRAGSM, encoded by the coding sequence ATGGCGACCACCGCAGAACTCGCCGCCGAAGAACGAGGCCGCGATCACGGCCTCGTGCGCGCGATGGGTGTTTTCGCCTTTGCCGCCGCGATCACCAACGAGGTGGTCGGGTCGGGGATCTACCGGTTGCCGGCATCGATGGCGACGGCGGCCGGCACTGCGGCGCCTTATGCCTATCTTGCCTGCCTCGTCGCGATGGGTGCGGTCGTCTTGTGCTTTTCCGAAGCCGGTAGCCGAATATCCACCAGCGGCGGCCCTTATGGTTATGTCGAGGCGGCGTTCGGAAAGGGGCCTGGCTTTGTTGCGGGCGTGCTGCTGTGGCTGTCGAGCGTGCTCGCCTGTGGCGGGGTCGCGGCAGCATTGGCCGACACCGCGGGATCCGCTTTCCCACTGTTCGCGCAGCCGGGTGTTCGCCAGATCCTGATCATCGGTGTGCTCGGCATCATGGCTGGCATCAACATCGTCGGCGTTGACCTCGCCGCGAAGGTGCTGGGGTGGGCGACCGTCATCAAGGTGCTACCGCTGCTGCTGTTCCTCGTCGTCGGCGGGATCGGGCTGGCAATGGGGCATAGCGCGGCGACCCCGATCACCCACGCCCCCGACGCCAATTTCGGGCGCGCCGCGATTCTGGCGATGTTCGCGCTGACGGGCATGGAGACGCCGCTCGCCGCCTCCGGCGAGGTGCGCGATCCCGCCCGCACCGTACCGCGCGCCTTGCTGCTCGCTATGGGATCTATCGGAATCCTCTATATCGCCATCCAGTTGATCGCGGACGCTCTGTTCGGGGCGGGGCTGATGACCTCCGGAGCGCCCCTTGCAGACGCACTCGGCACGCTCGATCCGCGCTGGCGCGCGCCACTGCTGATCGGAGCATTCTTTTCGATGCTGATCTGGCTCGGCAGCGATTTTCTGGGGGCGCCGCGGGTGTTGTTCGCCTTCGCGCGCGACGGAATGCTGCCGTCCGTGCTCGGCAAGGTCCATCCGCGCTGGCGGACGCCTTATTGGGGGATCATCGTCCACTTCCTGCTGGCGGCGGGCCTCGCCCTCACTGGTACGTTCGAGAAGCTCGCCATCCTTTCGACGCTTGCGATCGCGCCGCTCTATTTCCTCGCCTGCGCCTCTGCCGTCGTGCTGAAGCGGCGAAACATTGCCACCCTGGGCAAGCCGCTTGCCTTGCCCGGCATCCCGTTCATCGCGGCGTTTGGGATGCTGTGCATGGTCGTACTGGTCGCGCTGGCGCAGTGGAGCGAGATAATTGCGCTTGCGGGCGTTCTGGTCGGCAGCAGCCTGCTCTATCTCGTCATGCGTCCGCGCGGCCGAGCCGGATCGATGTGA
- a CDS encoding kynureninase, giving the protein MTTLQEVRTWDAADPLASFRQRFALPEGIIYLDGNSLGALPRATAERMRTVIDREWGEGLVRSWNDRDWVNAPQRVGAKIAKLIGARSDEVIVADSTSVCLFKLLMAAAETRDGAILAESDNFPTDAHVAGRVAQLLGREYRSVPRAEIAEALAPDVAAAVIAHVDYRSGSRHDMPALTGRGTRIVWDLSHSVGAVPLDLHRDGVELAVGCGYKYLNGGPGAPAFLYVADGLQASLQSPIAGWFGHAAPFDFSTRFEPAPGIGRFLSGTPAVLGLLALETGVDLMLEADPAALWAKSGRLYDLFAARMRTLCPMLRNITAAQAAARGSHISFAHPNALAIVRALVERGVIGDFRTPDVARFGLTPLTLSFEDVWLATETVAEVMTSNAWRDARFASGGIVT; this is encoded by the coding sequence ATGACGACGCTTCAAGAAGTTCGCACCTGGGACGCGGCCGATCCGCTGGCATCTTTCCGCCAGCGCTTCGCCTTGCCCGAGGGAATAATCTATCTCGACGGCAATTCGTTGGGTGCCCTGCCCCGCGCCACCGCTGAGCGGATGCGGACCGTTATTGACCGGGAATGGGGCGAAGGTCTGGTCCGCAGCTGGAACGACCGCGACTGGGTGAATGCGCCGCAGCGCGTTGGCGCGAAGATCGCAAAGTTGATCGGTGCCCGATCCGACGAGGTCATAGTCGCGGATTCCACCTCCGTCTGCCTGTTCAAGCTACTGATGGCGGCGGCGGAAACGCGCGACGGCGCGATCCTCGCCGAAAGCGACAATTTCCCGACCGATGCGCACGTCGCCGGCCGCGTGGCGCAATTGCTCGGCCGCGAATATCGCAGCGTGCCGCGTGCGGAGATCGCGGAGGCCTTGGCCCCGGACGTGGCCGCCGCGGTCATCGCTCATGTCGACTATCGTAGCGGATCGCGGCACGACATGCCCGCACTCACGGGGCGCGGCACACGCATCGTCTGGGATCTAAGCCATAGCGTTGGTGCCGTCCCGCTCGATCTACATCGCGATGGCGTCGAGCTGGCCGTGGGCTGCGGCTACAAATATCTGAATGGCGGGCCGGGTGCGCCCGCCTTTCTGTATGTCGCCGACGGGCTGCAGGCCTCATTACAGTCACCGATCGCCGGCTGGTTCGGCCATGCCGCCCCATTTGATTTCTCGACTCGCTTCGAACCTGCACCCGGCATCGGTCGCTTCCTTAGCGGCACCCCGGCCGTGCTGGGGCTGCTCGCGCTGGAAACGGGCGTGGATCTGATGCTGGAAGCGGATCCTGCGGCCCTATGGGCGAAGTCGGGGCGCCTTTACGATCTCTTTGCCGCGCGCATGCGTACGCTTTGCCCGATGCTGCGCAATATCACCGCTGCGCAAGCCGCCGCACGCGGCAGCCATATCTCCTTTGCCCATCCTAACGCGCTCGCCATCGTCCGCGCTCTGGTCGAACGCGGCGTTATCGGCGATTTTCGCACGCCCGATGTCGCCCGCTTCGGCCTGACCCCACTCACGCTCAGCTTTGAAGATGTGTGGCTGGCCACGGAGACTGTCGCCGAAGTCATGACCAGCAACGCCTGGCGCGATGCTCGGTTCGCATCGGGCGGTATTGTTACCTGA